Part of the Legionella adelaidensis genome is shown below.
ATTGTTATAAGATTTAGACATCTTTTGGCCGTCAGTTCCCGGCATTTTAGGATGCTCCGTTAGTAAAATTTGGGGCTCAGGTAAAATAATTTTCCCTTCACCATTCAAAAATCCAAGGAGTCTTTCTTTGTCGCCTATCGATAAATTAGTTTGACTACTTAACAAGGCTTTGGCAGTGTTTAGCGATTCATGCGAGCCTTCTTGCTGAAACTGTCTACGCAGTTCTGTATACAGTTTACTGTTTTTCTTACCCATCTTCTTAATCGCTTCATTTACCAAATTTTCAAAATTTGGCTCTCTCCCATATAAGTGATTAAAGCGGCGGGCTACTTCACGAATAAGCTCCACATGGGGAGCTTGATCTTCACCTACGGGAACATAATCAGCTTTATAGAGAAGAACATCTGCACTTTGTAATAAGGGATAGCCTAAAAATCCATAAGTAGTTAAATCTTTTTCATGCAGTTTTTCTTGTTGTTCTTTATAGGTGGGAACCCTTTCTAACCAACCCAAAGGAGTAATCATGGAAAGCAATAAATGGAGCTCAGCATGTTCAGGTACCCATGATTGAATAAAAATACGGGATAATCCCGGGTTAATACCACAAGCTAACCAATCAATTAATATTTCCCAAATATGTTTTTCAAGCAAACGCGTGTCATCATAATTGGTGGTTAGACCATGCCAGTCGGCAACAAAGAAAAAACAGTCATACTGATGTTGCAGTTTTAGCCAATTTTTAATTACTCCGTGGTAATGTCCTAAATGAAGATGTCCACTCGCCCTCATCCCGGAAACGACTCTTTTATTGGTACCAAAAACTGACATTCGAACCTCAAAAATGATTAAAATTTTACAACCAGTAGGCTGGGCCGGCAGGCCGAACAAAGTGAAAATGTAGCCTTGATGCAGCGCTAGCGTAATCAAGGTTTTTCATTCAAACCTCTCCCATCCGCCTACTTTCTATTTTTGTCATTCCCGCGTAGGCGGGGATCCATTTCTATTATTGGAAGAGTACCAGCTGAAGAATAGATTCCCGCTTATGCGGGAATGACAGCTCGCCGACTCAACTTACATTAACGAAAAGGCTCCGGATCTCCTTTTCCCTCACGTATGATAACCGGATATTCTCCGGTCAAATCAACTACAGTGGTAGGCTCTTGTCCACAATTACCTCCATCGATAATTAAATCCACTTGATCACCCAGTATATCTCTTATAGATTCCGGTTCGCTTAAAGGAGCTTTTGCTCCAGGTAAAATTAAAGTTGTGCTCATTAATGGAGCTTCTAAGCATTCTAGTAATGATAAAGTTATAGTATTTTCAGGTACCCGTAACCCTAAAGTTTTTCTCTTAGGGTGCAGCATAAGACGAGGCACTTCGCTCGTAGCATTCAAAATAAAAGTGTAAGAACCCGGGGTAAATGCTTTTAATAAACGAAAAATGGAGTTATTAACTCTGGCATACGTCCCTAATTGCGATAAATCCCTGCAAACTAAAGTCATATTATGATTTTTATCTAATTGCCGTAACCTTCGGATTCTTTCAAGGGCTGCTTTATTTCCTAACGCACAACCTAATGCATATCCTGAATCCGTTGGGTATACGAGAATTCCACCGTCCTCAATTATAGAAGCTGCCTGGCGTAATAAACGTGCTTGTGGGTTATCCGGATGGATAGCAAAAAACTGACTCATATTTCCCTCTGGGAGCTACCTTCTTTTTCATTATTCCAATTTTGCCAAACCGGATTACAGTTTAACGGTAAAAGTGGTTGTTGGCCAAGCGAGACGGGGGATAATTTTTCTCCATGAAAATCAGAGCCTGTTGAAGCCAATAAATTAAAGCGATTACAAAGTGCGCACATATCTTTAATCTGATCTGTTTTCATAGCGCCAGAAATGACTTCAATTGCAGTGCCACCCGCCATTTTAAATGCCTGTATTAACTCATTTAGTTTTGTACGGGTCAACGAATATTTTAAGGGATGCGCCAAAACCGCGGCCCCTCCAGCCTGTAAAATCCCTTCAACCGCTTCTTCAATACTAATCCAGGGAGTATGGACGTATGCTTTTCGCCCTCGTCCTAAATAGCGTTTAAATGCATCTTGCATGTCCCTTGCCAATCCTTCATTTACAAATACTTTAGCAAAATGAGGCCTCCCAATCCCCTCATGACCTGAGATAGCTTTGGCTTTTTCTAAAGCATCTTTTATACCTATTGCTTCGACCCGCTCAGCAATATGAATAGCGCGTTGCAAGCGGGATTCTTTTTGCCGATTAATTAAAGTGTTTAACGCAGCACTGTTGATATCAATATTTAAACCAACAATATGAATATCATGTTTTTTCCAACGGGTACTAAACTCAATCCCACTTATAATTTGAATAGTATTGTCTGTAGCAGCTTTTTGTAATAACCGTACTCCATCAACGGTATCATGGTCAGTTAATGCAAGTGTTTTCACACCATTTTGCCTAGCCTTCAAATACAAATCATTAGGGTGTAATTCCCCATCGGAGAAATGACTATGACAATGCAGATCAATCATGCGGCTTCAAATAAATTAAGGACTTAGAATTATACGCAACATAGGGAAATACTCAATTATCTGCGGAAAAGGGGAGCCAATCACGAAATTAATCTAACAGGTTGCAAGCCACCTCGTTGCATGGTTGACTCGGCTGCTGCCCCAATCAACTTGATCATTCATTGGAAGCAATTAACCCTTTAACAAGTCTGTTGATGGAAATATACTTCTGTAACGATTACCATTCATCAATACTTATTTTTTCCATAAAGTTTTATGCAAAACATTTTAAACATTTTGATGGTACAAATGAATCCTCTTGTAGGTGCGATTAAAGCAAATACCCGTAAAATCATTGAAATTATTCAAAAGCACCAAGGACAGTATGATTTGCTTGTTTTTCCAGAACTGATATTAACGGGATACCCACCTGAGGATTTACTTTTACGGCTTGAACTCTTTACCCAGGTTGAAGAAAGTCTTAAGGAAATTTACGAAGCGGTTAAAAGCGGCTATGTAATTGTGGGTCACCCTTCACTAGAGCAAGGAAGGCGGTTTAATAGCGCTTCCATTATCGGGAATAATAATGTTATACGCTATCACAAACAAATGTTGCCTAACTATGGCGTGTTTGACGAAGCACGTTATTTTTCACCAGGTAACCACCCTATCGTTTTTACCATTAAAAATTACAGAATCGGTCTTTGTATTTGTGAAGATATTTGGCAACCAGAACCCGCTGCTAATGCGATTAAAGCAGGTGCTGAAGTTTTAGTTTGTATTAATGCCTCGCCTTTTGAAAAAGATAAATATGAACAACGCGTAGCTTTACTACAGCAACATGCAAAAAAAGGC
Proteins encoded:
- a CDS encoding tryptophan--tRNA ligase: MSVFGTNKRVVSGMRASGHLHLGHYHGVIKNWLKLQHQYDCFFFVADWHGLTTNYDDTRLLEKHIWEILIDWLACGINPGLSRIFIQSWVPEHAELHLLLSMITPLGWLERVPTYKEQQEKLHEKDLTTYGFLGYPLLQSADVLLYKADYVPVGEDQAPHVELIREVARRFNHLYGREPNFENLVNEAIKKMGKKNSKLYTELRRQFQQEGSHESLNTAKALLSSQTNLSIGDKERLLGFLNGEGKIILPEPQILLTEHPKMPGTDGQKMSKSYNNTINLRDTPEQVEKKILTMPTDPARVKRSDPGEPEKCPLYQLHKVYSNEEVKEWVQQGCRTANIGCVDCKRPVIDAIKAELLPIQEAIKEYENDIGSVKRIVAEGSEQARDEAISTLDDVREAMGLDY
- a CDS encoding L-threonylcarbamoyladenylate synthase, with translation MSQFFAIHPDNPQARLLRQAASIIEDGGILVYPTDSGYALGCALGNKAALERIRRLRQLDKNHNMTLVCRDLSQLGTYARVNNSIFRLLKAFTPGSYTFILNATSEVPRLMLHPKRKTLGLRVPENTITLSLLECLEAPLMSTTLILPGAKAPLSEPESIRDILGDQVDLIIDGGNCGQEPTTVVDLTGEYPVIIREGKGDPEPFR
- a CDS encoding PHP domain-containing protein, whose protein sequence is MIDLHCHSHFSDGELHPNDLYLKARQNGVKTLALTDHDTVDGVRLLQKAATDNTIQIISGIEFSTRWKKHDIHIVGLNIDINSAALNTLINRQKESRLQRAIHIAERVEAIGIKDALEKAKAISGHEGIGRPHFAKVFVNEGLARDMQDAFKRYLGRGRKAYVHTPWISIEEAVEGILQAGGAAVLAHPLKYSLTRTKLNELIQAFKMAGGTAIEVISGAMKTDQIKDMCALCNRFNLLASTGSDFHGEKLSPVSLGQQPLLPLNCNPVWQNWNNEKEGSSQREI